In Sphaerospermopsis torques-reginae ITEP-024, the genomic window ACCAAGTCTACCAGATACGCTGTCTCCTGCCAAAATTTCATTCAAAACCAAAGCTGAATAAAATCTCGGATCTTGACGTTTGACACCCAGATCACCCATATAGGTGATAGTTTGCGACTTTCCGGGTAACACCGAATTAATCTGTAAACCACGTTCCGTTTTTACCACCTGGGGATATTCTACCATCGCTGGTTTTCCCTGAACTCGCCAATTACCAAATTGAGTTTCTAAGAGCGATCGCACTTTTTCAATTTCAAAATCACCCACCAATACTAAAATCATCGTATCTGGGCGATAATGTTTTTGTCGAAACGCAATCACATCTTTCCGGGAAATTTTCTGTATACTTCCTAAAGTTGGAAAAATGTGTAATGGATGATTTTGCGGATATAACGCTTGCATAAATTTCCGGTTTGCTACTTCATCAGCATCATCCAGTTCTAACTTTAAGTCATTTACAGCTTGTTGACGACTAATTTCTAACTCTTTCTCAGGAAAAGTGCTATTTTTAACGACATCAGCTAAAGTTTCCAGCAAAACTGGTAAGTCTTCCTGTAAACTTTTACCCTGAATCCGCACACCTTCCCGCAATGCGGTAAAATCTAAACTCGCTCCCCTACGATCTAAAGTATCTGCAATAGTTAATGTATCTTTGGTTTTCGTCCCATTTAACAAATTATCCGCTACCAAAGACGCTAAACCAGCTTGATCAGCTTTGTCAAATTCCTTCCCTGCTTTAATATATCCACCTAACGTCACCGTCGGACTACTCTTGTCTGGTAATAACAACACCCGCAACCCATTGACAAAAGTTAAGCGTTGTGGTATTTGTGGAGTTGAATAATTAAAATCATCAATCTTGTCATCTGTAGCTGGTAAATACTTCATCACCTCAGATGCAGTCATTTTCACACCAGCAGTTAAATTTTCTGCGGTGGAAAATTCAGAAGTTTGATAATTTTCATCTTGGGCATTTTGCACAGGTGCAAAAAAACCAACCGCTGCTGCTTCTGGTTTGAGATACTTATTAATTACAGCTATCACATCCGCTGGTTTGACTTTGCGGACATTTTCTAAATATCGTTCTGTATATCTATCATCATTAGCAACTAGCTGATCATTAGCCAGTTGCATTCCTTGACTGGTAATATCACGCCTGTTTAAAATTACATTAGCTATGAGTTGATTTTTAGAGCGTTCAACTTCCTTTAATGTAACACCAGTTTTGACAAGTTTCGTTATTGCGTTCTTAGCAACTACATCTATTCTCTGTAAATCTTGATTAGGTGCAGCAGTAACAGATAAATCATACCAGCCAATTGCTCGCAAACTGGCAACATGAGCAGAAACATTAGTTGCTAAACCAGATTTTACCAAAGCCTGATACAAATAGGAATTTTTTCCCCCTGTCAAAATATAATCCGTCACTCCCAAAACTGGAATATCGGGATGATTTAAACTGGGAAGTGGATAAATTAACTGTAAAAACTTTCCCGCACCAGGTTCTTGTAAAACTATAGGTGAAGTTGGTATTTGGGTGGTTGGGGAGTTGGGAACTTTGGGAAGTTGTTGACTTTTGGGAATTTTTCCAAATACTTCCTTGACTGTTTCCAAAACCGTCGCAGTTGGGAAATCACCCACAATCACCAAGATAGCATTATTTGGATGATAGTATTTATTATAATAATCCCTAACCTGCTCAACTGTCAACTTTTCCACATCAGCCACAGTACCCGCAGGAGGTAAACCATAACCATGTTCAGGAAACACCGACTGCATCACAGCACGCTTGAGGCGGTACTTTGGACTATTTCCATAACCTTGTAACTCAGAAATAACAACCCGCTTTTCACTTTCCAGGTGTTGGTTATCAATGAGTAAATTTTGCATTCTGTCTGCTTCCAGTTCCAGCAGTGCTTTGAGCTTATCTCGTTCCGCAGTATGGTAATATGCGGTTTGCTCAAAACTGGTAAAAGCATTAGAGTCACTACCCAAAGCACCAAACAACTGTGCAAACTGCACCGGACGGTTTTTTGTGCCTTTAAACATTATATGTTCTAACTGGTGAGCAATACCATTAATGCCTGGAGTTTCCTGAGCCGAACCAATATTATACCACATTTGCACCGTTATAACTGGTGCATTATGAACTTCTTTAGTTAAGACAGTTAAACCATTATCCAGAACAGTCTTTTGAACATTGTTTGTCACTGTAAGATTATTTTTGTTTGCGTCTACGGATATTTGCTGATCATGTTCCCAGTTGAGTTGAAGAAAATTGAGATGTCCAGAAAATAAGTATCTTAGGAAAAAGGCTGATATCAACGATAAAAGGAATAATAGTAGAGGTACACGATAACGATGGAAGCTAGAAATTACAAACATAAATTTCTTGAATATAAGTAAATAAGACTACATCTTTTTACCTATACATCTGTAGTTTTACTTTTCTGGAAAATTTTGGGAAGGAGTCAGGAGTCAGGAGTCAGGAGTTCAGGAGTTACAGGAGTTCAGGAGTTACAGGAGTTCAGGAGTCAGGATAATAAGAATAAATTTCTTGCCTATTCCCTATTCCCTATTCCCTATTCCCTACACTAAAAAACGAATAAACTCCAAGGGTAAACCGTCAGCGTCTGCGATGAAAGTGACTTCTAAAATGCGATCGCCTATTTGCTGCTGAGTTGGTTCTAAAAGAACTTGGAGAGGTGACAACTCAGATACACCAGAGATTTTCGCTTTTAAGTCTGACAACCAAATATATAAATCTGGTACGGTTTGGGTTAAATCAAAAGAAAGATGATAATAACCCACATAATGCTCATCTGCAAAAGCATCAGGTGCGGGTTTCGGCTGAGGGATCTGGATTAGTTCGATGCGGCTATCTAATCCTTCCATCCAGCAAGCTAAAGTATAACCGGTAGTAAAGCGATCGACAACCGTAAATCCTAACTTTTCATAAAATGCGATCGCCCGGTGAATATTCGCAGTTCTAATAGAAGCATGGTGCATAGAATTTTAGATTTTAGATTTTAGATTTTAGATTTTATATAAAAATAAATAAATCTGCTGGTAACAGCTTAGTAGCAAAGCAAAGGGCAAAAGGCAAAAGGCAAGAGATAATAAGAAGATAAATATGCTTACCAATTACCAATTACCAATTACCAATTACCAATTACCACTAATATCTACTCAAACAACCGGAAATAAGGATAGCGCACAGGTACACCAGGTTCTTTATCCAGATCAAAATTAATCACATCCCAAGATGGATCTTCAGCGGGATCAGGTCCAAACTCCACTGGTAAACCATATAAACGAGCAGCACCAGCTTCCGGTTGTCCAGAACGCCAAGGACTACTGCGTTCTAAATAACCGCTCATTAACTCTTGATAGCGACGGGCAATAATTACCCTTGTAGCCCGATAACCTTGAGTATACAACTTATCCAGAGCTTCGTGAATTTCAAAGCGAATGCCATCAGGATGAGTATGTTGACGATACCATTCATTATTCCACCTCCGCCAATGACGACCCGACTGGAGATGTACCAACTCTTCCGTTTTCGGGTTCGCTTCAAAAGCGCCATGTCGCGTACATAAATAAGTATCAGTCAACGTAAGCGCCGGAATAGTCTGGCGACAGTGTGGACACTGTATTTCAGGTCCAAATATTGGGTACTGTAAGCCTGGATTCATCATGAAGTGTGTACAAGCATAGTTTTCTTTTTACCAGCACCAATAGGTTGGATTTAACACTTCGGCTCTACTACTTTGAGTGAGTTGCCGCAAAAGCAAATCTCAGCAGTTTTTTCCTTAGCGTACAGACCAAACGGCTGTGGTATCCTGGTTGTGCAACCAGCCTCAAAGGTTGGAGTTTTTCCAGTGTTCCTGGGTACCATATCAATATTCTATCGTGTCTACTGTTTCCTATTGGACATCTCCCGATTTTT contains:
- a CDS encoding M16 family metallopeptidase, translating into MFVISSFHRYRVPLLLFLLSLISAFFLRYLFSGHLNFLQLNWEHDQQISVDANKNNLTVTNNVQKTVLDNGLTVLTKEVHNAPVITVQMWYNIGSAQETPGINGIAHQLEHIMFKGTKNRPVQFAQLFGALGSDSNAFTSFEQTAYYHTAERDKLKALLELEADRMQNLLIDNQHLESEKRVVISELQGYGNSPKYRLKRAVMQSVFPEHGYGLPPAGTVADVEKLTVEQVRDYYNKYYHPNNAILVIVGDFPTATVLETVKEVFGKIPKSQQLPKVPNSPTTQIPTSPIVLQEPGAGKFLQLIYPLPSLNHPDIPVLGVTDYILTGGKNSYLYQALVKSGLATNVSAHVASLRAIGWYDLSVTAAPNQDLQRIDVVAKNAITKLVKTGVTLKEVERSKNQLIANVILNRRDITSQGMQLANDQLVANDDRYTERYLENVRKVKPADVIAVINKYLKPEAAAVGFFAPVQNAQDENYQTSEFSTAENLTAGVKMTASEVMKYLPATDDKIDDFNYSTPQIPQRLTFVNGLRVLLLPDKSSPTVTLGGYIKAGKEFDKADQAGLASLVADNLLNGTKTKDTLTIADTLDRRGASLDFTALREGVRIQGKSLQEDLPVLLETLADVVKNSTFPEKELEISRQQAVNDLKLELDDADEVANRKFMQALYPQNHPLHIFPTLGSIQKISRKDVIAFRQKHYRPDTMILVLVGDFEIEKVRSLLETQFGNWRVQGKPAMVEYPQVVKTERGLQINSVLPGKSQTITYMGDLGVKRQDPRFYSALVLNEILAGDSVSGRLGSEVRDRLGLTYGIYSNFQGGKNAGTFLIEMQTSPEDANKAIATTRKILQQIHQQGVTPEEVETAKRTLISNYNISLSKPEELTARILMNEVFGVYELELQGFAEKIEKVTKNEVNQLARQQLDPDKLVVVTAGPAIMAESR
- a CDS encoding VOC family protein, encoding MHHASIRTANIHRAIAFYEKLGFTVVDRFTTGYTLACWMEGLDSRIELIQIPQPKPAPDAFADEHYVGYYHLSFDLTQTVPDLYIWLSDLKAKISGVSELSPLQVLLEPTQQQIGDRILEVTFIADADGLPLEFIRFLV
- a CDS encoding TIGR02652 family protein, with product MMNPGLQYPIFGPEIQCPHCRQTIPALTLTDTYLCTRHGAFEANPKTEELVHLQSGRHWRRWNNEWYRQHTHPDGIRFEIHEALDKLYTQGYRATRVIIARRYQELMSGYLERSSPWRSGQPEAGAARLYGLPVEFGPDPAEDPSWDVINFDLDKEPGVPVRYPYFRLFE